A region from the Pseudonocardia petroleophila genome encodes:
- a CDS encoding ABC transporter ATP-binding protein, with translation MTDYAVELAGITKRFPGVVANSDIHLAVRRGEVHALCGENGAGKSTLMKILYGIQQPDEGTITVDGGQVRFRSPADAIRAGIGMVHQHFMLADNLTVAENILLGAEAQLGIGAKAKARITELARTVGLDVRPDTLVERLGVADRQRVEIVKVLYRGARTIILDEPTAVLVPQEVDDLFDTLRGMRAEGFTFLFISHKLDEVRAIADSITVIRRGTCVGTADPKAVTSRQLAEMMVGSELPSPETRDSTVTDREVLRVTGLQLASDDGGRPLLSDVDLVVHAGEVLGIAGVEGNGQTELVETIMGMRRAADGAITLSGKDITRAGTLARREAGIGYVAEDRTRYGLLATQPLWANRILGYQSRRPVAHGGLIDREAARRDTQRIVEEFDVRTPGVDVAAAALSGGNQQKLIVGRELSGDPVLLIASHPTRGVDVGAQAGIWEVLRRARANGLAVLLISADLDELIGLSDTIKVMLRGRLVADADPATVTPEELGTAMTGADGAAA, from the coding sequence ATGACGGACTACGCCGTCGAGCTGGCCGGGATCACCAAGCGCTTCCCGGGGGTGGTCGCCAACAGCGACATCCACCTCGCGGTGCGCCGCGGCGAGGTGCACGCGCTGTGCGGGGAGAACGGGGCCGGCAAGTCGACGCTGATGAAGATCCTCTACGGGATCCAGCAGCCCGACGAGGGAACGATCACCGTCGACGGCGGGCAGGTGCGGTTCCGCTCGCCGGCCGACGCGATCAGGGCCGGGATCGGCATGGTGCACCAGCACTTCATGCTGGCCGACAACCTCACCGTCGCGGAGAACATCCTGCTCGGCGCGGAGGCGCAGCTCGGCATCGGGGCGAAGGCGAAGGCCCGGATCACCGAGCTGGCCCGCACCGTCGGTCTCGACGTGCGGCCCGACACGCTCGTGGAGCGGCTCGGGGTGGCCGACCGGCAGCGCGTCGAGATCGTCAAGGTGCTCTACCGCGGCGCCCGCACGATCATCCTCGACGAGCCGACCGCCGTGCTGGTGCCGCAGGAGGTCGACGACCTGTTCGACACCCTGCGCGGCATGCGCGCCGAGGGCTTCACGTTCCTGTTCATCTCCCACAAGCTCGACGAGGTGCGCGCGATCGCCGACTCCATCACGGTGATCCGCCGCGGCACCTGTGTCGGCACCGCCGACCCGAAGGCGGTCACGAGCCGCCAGCTGGCCGAGATGATGGTCGGCAGCGAGCTGCCCAGCCCGGAGACCCGCGACTCCACCGTCACCGACCGCGAGGTGCTGCGCGTGACGGGCCTGCAGCTGGCCTCCGACGACGGGGGCCGGCCGCTGCTCTCCGACGTCGACCTCGTCGTGCACGCGGGTGAGGTGCTCGGCATCGCGGGCGTCGAGGGCAACGGGCAGACCGAGCTCGTCGAGACGATCATGGGGATGCGCCGGGCCGCGGACGGCGCGATCACGCTGTCCGGCAAGGACATCACCCGTGCGGGCACGCTGGCGCGGCGCGAGGCCGGCATCGGCTACGTCGCGGAGGACCGCACCCGCTACGGCCTGCTGGCCACGCAGCCGCTGTGGGCCAACCGGATCCTGGGCTACCAGAGCCGCCGCCCGGTGGCGCACGGCGGCCTGATCGACCGCGAGGCGGCCCGCCGCGACACCCAGCGCATCGTCGAGGAGTTCGACGTGCGCACGCCCGGCGTCGACGTCGCCGCGGCCGCGCTGTCCGGCGGCAACCAGCAGAAGCTGATCGTCGGGCGCGAGCTGTCCGGCGACCCCGTGCTGCTGATCGCCTCGCACCCCACCCGCGGCGTCGACGTCGGGGCGCAGGCGGGGATCTGGGAGGTGCTGCGCCGGGCGCGCGCGAACGGCCTCGCGGTGCTGCTGATCAGCGCCGACCTGGACGAGCTGATCGGTCTGTCCGACACGATCAAGGTGATGCTGCGCGGGCGCCTGGTGGCCGACGCCGACCCCGCCACGGTCACCCCCGAGGAGCTGGGAACCGCCATGACCGGTGCCGACGGAGCCGCGGCATGA
- a CDS encoding ABC transporter permease, which produces MTVSRIRTALLPPVLAILFAAALCAVALVISGASPLTALGVMIGQVGQGTTAVDIVNSAAIYYFVALAAAIGFQMKLFNIGIEGQYRLAACVAAIVGGLIVLPPVLHTLVIIVVAVLVGAVWAGIPALLKAYRGVSEVISTIMLNAVSLGLIAFLIRPDSFGVLQGNNISTKPIEPSGQFPGVDTGAGTVFGMVFVAVLLGIGYWFLLNRTRFGFELKASGESATAATAGGVDAKRMVIIALVLSGAVAGLAGLPEVLGRDFAYTLTSPQGYGFTGLAVALLGRNHPAGIAFGALLWAFLDKSAIALDNVGVPRDIVLIMQGSVVLSVVVAYEIVRRYELAAEQRRVAAQLRGVPGTENTSATEKEPSA; this is translated from the coding sequence ATGACCGTCAGCCGCATCCGCACCGCGCTGCTGCCCCCCGTACTGGCGATCCTGTTCGCCGCCGCGCTGTGCGCCGTGGCGCTGGTGATCAGCGGGGCGTCGCCCCTGACGGCGCTGGGCGTCATGATCGGCCAGGTCGGGCAGGGCACCACGGCCGTCGACATCGTCAACAGCGCCGCCATCTACTACTTCGTCGCGCTGGCCGCGGCGATCGGCTTCCAGATGAAGCTGTTCAACATCGGGATCGAGGGCCAGTACCGGCTCGCGGCGTGCGTGGCCGCGATCGTCGGCGGCCTGATCGTCCTGCCGCCGGTGCTGCACACGCTGGTGATCATCGTCGTGGCGGTGCTCGTCGGGGCGGTCTGGGCCGGGATCCCCGCGCTGCTCAAGGCCTACCGCGGCGTCAGCGAGGTGATCTCCACGATCATGCTGAACGCCGTCTCGCTCGGCCTGATCGCGTTCCTCATCCGCCCCGACTCGTTCGGGGTGCTGCAGGGCAACAACATCTCCACGAAGCCGATCGAGCCGAGCGGGCAGTTCCCGGGCGTCGACACCGGAGCGGGCACCGTCTTCGGGATGGTGTTCGTGGCCGTGCTGCTCGGCATCGGCTACTGGTTCCTGCTCAACCGCACGCGGTTCGGGTTCGAGCTCAAGGCGTCCGGCGAGTCGGCGACGGCGGCCACCGCAGGCGGTGTCGACGCGAAGCGGATGGTGATCATCGCGCTCGTCCTGTCGGGGGCGGTGGCCGGACTGGCCGGTCTGCCGGAGGTGCTCGGGCGCGACTTCGCCTACACGCTGACCTCGCCGCAGGGCTACGGCTTCACCGGCCTCGCCGTCGCGCTGCTGGGGCGCAACCACCCCGCGGGCATCGCGTTCGGCGCGCTGCTGTGGGCGTTCCTGGACAAGTCGGCGATCGCGCTCGACAACGTCGGCGTGCCCCGCGACATCGTCCTGATCATGCAGGGCTCGGTGGTGCTGTCGGTGGTCGTCGCGTACGAGATCGTGCGGCGCTACGAGCTCGCCGCCGAGCAGCGCCGGGTGGCCGCGCAGCTGCGCGGCGTCCCCGGGACCGAGAACACGTCAGCGACCGAGAAGGAGCCGTCGGCATGA
- a CDS encoding ABC transporter permease, which produces MTATLAKAGRSFGALPGWARSAIVVAIGVGLLAVTATLTGQIQLTSSGTTQAAVRLLLPILFAALGGLWAERAGVINIGLEGMMILGTWGAAWAGYQWGPYAAVVGGLVFGVLGGLLHAVATVTFGVNHIVSGVAITLLGLGVTKYLSTLVFLPISGNPRQSPRVEGFETFSVQPLADGLAAVEREQRVVLSDVAGLLGGLLSGLTPLVVLGFVLVPASYLLLWRTSFGLRLRSCGENPVAAESLGVQVYFYKYVALIVSGGLAGLGGAALTLNPGQLGYLEGQTGGRGYIGLAAMIFGNWRPGGLLAGSALFGYVDGVQLRAGGEAVHALLYGASILAVGLAVVWVLRRRWQTAAIALGAGAVVYAIYFSTETVPREFASYAPQIVTLLVLAVASQRLRPPAAIGVEYRRGEGD; this is translated from the coding sequence ATGACCGCCACCCTCGCGAAGGCGGGCCGCAGCTTCGGCGCGCTGCCCGGCTGGGCGCGCTCGGCGATCGTCGTGGCGATCGGCGTCGGGCTGCTGGCGGTCACGGCCACGCTCACCGGCCAGATCCAGCTGACCTCCAGCGGCACCACCCAGGCCGCGGTGCGGCTGCTGCTGCCGATCCTGTTCGCCGCGCTGGGCGGGCTGTGGGCCGAGCGCGCGGGCGTCATCAACATCGGGCTCGAGGGCATGATGATCCTCGGGACCTGGGGCGCGGCATGGGCCGGCTACCAGTGGGGCCCGTACGCCGCCGTCGTCGGCGGGCTGGTGTTCGGGGTGCTCGGCGGGCTGCTGCACGCCGTCGCGACCGTGACGTTCGGCGTCAACCACATCGTCTCCGGCGTCGCCATCACGCTGCTCGGCCTCGGCGTCACCAAGTACCTCTCGACGCTGGTCTTCCTCCCGATCTCCGGCAACCCGCGGCAGAGCCCGCGGGTGGAGGGTTTCGAGACGTTCTCGGTGCAGCCGCTGGCCGACGGGCTCGCCGCCGTCGAGCGCGAGCAGCGGGTCGTGCTCTCCGACGTCGCGGGGCTCCTCGGCGGGCTGCTGTCCGGGCTGACCCCGCTCGTCGTGCTCGGGTTCGTGCTGGTGCCCGCGAGCTACCTGCTGCTGTGGCGCACCAGCTTCGGGCTGCGGCTGCGCTCGTGCGGGGAGAACCCGGTGGCTGCGGAGTCGCTGGGCGTGCAGGTCTACTTCTACAAGTACGTCGCGCTGATCGTGTCCGGCGGGCTCGCGGGGCTCGGCGGCGCCGCGCTCACCCTCAACCCCGGGCAGCTCGGCTACCTGGAGGGGCAGACCGGCGGCCGCGGCTACATCGGACTCGCCGCGATGATCTTCGGCAACTGGCGGCCCGGCGGGCTGCTCGCCGGCTCGGCGCTGTTCGGCTACGTCGACGGCGTGCAGCTGCGCGCGGGCGGCGAGGCGGTGCACGCTCTGCTCTACGGGGCGTCGATCCTGGCCGTCGGGCTGGCCGTCGTGTGGGTGCTGCGCCGGCGGTGGCAGACCGCGGCGATCGCGCTCGGTGCGGGGGCCGTGGTCTACGCGATCTACTTCTCGACCGAGACGGTGCCGCGCGAGTTCGCCTCCTACGCGCCGCAGATCGTCACGCTGCTGGTGCTGGCGGTGGCGTCGCAACGGCTGCGGCCGCCCGCCGCGATCGGCGTCGAGTACCGGAGGGGCGAGGGTGACTGA
- a CDS encoding cytidine deaminase, translating into MDVTDWEALRSAAVSAAGSAYAPYSHLQVGAAAVCDDGRVVTGCNVENASYGLGLCAECTMAGQLRLTGGGRFVAVACRSGTGELLMPCGRCRQVLYEFGGPDCLLDTPRGVRPLSEVLPDAFGPEHLPT; encoded by the coding sequence GTGGATGTGACTGACTGGGAGGCGCTCCGGTCCGCCGCGGTCTCCGCGGCGGGGTCGGCGTACGCGCCCTACTCGCACCTGCAGGTCGGCGCGGCGGCGGTCTGCGACGACGGCCGCGTCGTCACCGGGTGCAACGTCGAGAACGCCTCCTACGGGCTCGGGCTGTGCGCGGAGTGCACGATGGCCGGGCAGCTGCGGCTCACCGGCGGCGGCCGGTTCGTCGCGGTCGCGTGCCGGTCGGGCACGGGGGAGCTGCTCATGCCGTGCGGCCGGTGCCGGCAGGTGCTCTACGAGTTCGGCGGGCCCGACTGCCTGCTCGACACCCCCCGCGGCGTCCGGCCGCTGAGCGAGGTCCTGCCCGACGCGTTCGGCCCGGAGCACCTCCCCACCTGA
- a CDS encoding thymidine phosphorylase: MSFSTVDVITAKRDGRRLTDEQIDWVLAAYTRGDVADEQMSALAMAILLNGMDAAEIARWTQAMIDSGETLSFGDIGRPLVDKHSTGGVGDKITLPLAPLVAACGAAVPQLSGRGLGHTGGTLDKLESIPGWRASLTLDEIAAQLAAVGAVVCATTPTLAPADRKLYALRDVTGTVESIPLIASSIMSKKIAEGTGGLVLDVKVGSGAFMKTLDRARELARTMVDIGGAHGLATTALVTDMSVPLGRAAGNALEVAESVEVLRGGGPADVVALTVALAREMLALAGITDVDPAQVLASGAAYPVWEAMIAAQGGDPSAALPVASHVETVAADRSGTFTPDALAVGVAAWRLGAGRARKEDAVQAGAGVLLLVDPGAEVGAGTPLLELHTDTPAAVAGARAALDGGLRITDGPAERPELLLDTIRP; encoded by the coding sequence ATGAGCTTCTCGACCGTCGACGTGATCACCGCCAAGCGCGACGGGCGCCGGCTCACCGACGAGCAGATCGACTGGGTGCTGGCCGCCTACACCCGCGGCGACGTCGCCGACGAGCAGATGTCAGCGCTGGCGATGGCGATCCTGCTCAACGGCATGGACGCCGCCGAGATCGCCCGCTGGACCCAGGCCATGATCGACTCCGGCGAGACGCTGTCGTTCGGGGACATCGGCCGCCCGCTGGTGGACAAGCACTCCACCGGCGGCGTCGGCGACAAGATCACACTGCCGCTCGCGCCGCTCGTCGCGGCCTGCGGGGCGGCGGTCCCGCAGCTGTCCGGGCGCGGGCTCGGGCACACCGGCGGCACGCTGGACAAGCTGGAGTCGATCCCCGGCTGGCGGGCGTCGCTGACGCTCGACGAGATCGCGGCCCAGCTCGCGGCGGTCGGCGCGGTCGTCTGCGCCACCACCCCGACGCTCGCCCCGGCCGACCGCAAGCTCTACGCCCTGCGCGACGTCACCGGCACCGTCGAGTCCATCCCGCTCATCGCGAGCTCGATCATGAGCAAGAAGATCGCGGAGGGCACGGGCGGGCTGGTGCTCGACGTCAAGGTCGGGTCGGGGGCGTTCATGAAGACCCTCGACCGGGCCCGGGAGCTCGCGCGCACGATGGTCGACATCGGTGGGGCCCACGGCCTCGCCACCACGGCGCTGGTCACCGACATGTCGGTGCCGCTCGGGCGGGCCGCCGGCAACGCGCTGGAGGTCGCCGAGTCCGTCGAGGTGCTGCGCGGGGGCGGGCCGGCCGACGTCGTCGCGCTGACGGTCGCGCTGGCCCGGGAGATGCTCGCGCTCGCCGGGATCACCGACGTCGACCCGGCGCAGGTGCTCGCGTCGGGCGCCGCGTACCCGGTGTGGGAGGCCATGATCGCGGCCCAGGGCGGCGACCCGTCCGCGGCGCTGCCGGTGGCCTCGCACGTGGAGACGGTCGCGGCCGACCGGTCCGGCACGTTCACCCCCGACGCCCTCGCCGTCGGCGTGGCGGCCTGGCGCCTCGGGGCCGGGCGGGCGCGCAAGGAGGACGCGGTGCAGGCCGGGGCCGGGGTGCTGCTGCTCGTCGACCCGGGGGCCGAGGTGGGGGCCGGGACGCCGCTGCTGGAGCTGCACACCGACACCCCCGCCGCCGTGGCCGGGGCCCGCGCCGCCCTCGACGGGGGGCTGCGGATCACCGACGGCCCCGCCGAGCGCCCGGAGCTGCTCCTGGACACGATCCGCCCCTGA
- a CDS encoding PA containing protein codes for MSNDSIQSFDRMRGMLVRAAEIRDSEQQQIFDSLDEIHARLAALDALGTVRKRLTELPDRTEVSVLAERLDETVAKLDAQDATLASVMRALEALPDKLAKPFAQLDGRLDGMAGRMEGISGRMDGLDDRLGGLHKRLDDLDNRLDRHEMRLDAMPSSVGTPIKERIDGIERVVREQLDGASRAFDETGEGLRNLLGDTSVGLHRRLEDLAGRPAVDPTEPLDGLAARLEALAARLDAVDQAVTDRLESLDKAVDGKFGSLDGRLDEKLGRIDAVLVERPDAAEVRALVERANEESERRNGGQLDEAMATFAELILGRGGQPQSPPPPPRPTQRRSRKVTVKSSNGASAGDTVTDDPDDD; via the coding sequence ATGAGCAATGACTCCATCCAGTCGTTCGACCGCATGCGCGGAATGCTCGTGCGCGCCGCCGAGATCCGCGACAGCGAGCAGCAGCAGATCTTCGACTCGCTCGACGAGATCCACGCCCGCCTCGCCGCCCTCGACGCGCTGGGCACGGTGCGCAAGCGCCTCACCGAGCTGCCCGACCGCACCGAGGTCAGCGTCCTCGCCGAGCGCCTCGACGAGACCGTCGCCAAGCTCGACGCCCAGGACGCCACCCTCGCCTCGGTGATGCGGGCACTGGAGGCGCTGCCCGACAAGCTGGCGAAGCCGTTCGCCCAGCTCGACGGCCGCCTCGACGGCATGGCCGGGCGCATGGAGGGCATCTCCGGGCGGATGGACGGGCTCGACGACCGCCTCGGCGGGCTGCACAAGCGCCTCGACGACCTCGACAACCGGCTCGACCGCCACGAGATGCGCCTCGACGCGATGCCGTCCTCGGTCGGCACGCCGATCAAGGAGCGGATCGACGGCATCGAGCGCGTGGTCCGCGAGCAGCTCGACGGCGCCTCCCGTGCGTTCGACGAGACCGGCGAGGGCCTGCGCAACCTGCTCGGCGACACCAGCGTCGGCCTGCACCGCCGCCTGGAGGACCTGGCCGGGCGCCCCGCCGTCGACCCGACGGAGCCGCTCGACGGGCTCGCCGCCCGCCTGGAGGCCCTCGCGGCCCGGCTCGACGCGGTCGACCAGGCCGTCACCGACCGGCTGGAGTCGCTCGACAAGGCCGTCGACGGCAAGTTCGGCTCGCTCGACGGCCGCCTCGACGAGAAGCTCGGCCGCATCGACGCCGTGCTCGTCGAGCGCCCCGACGCCGCCGAGGTGCGCGCGCTGGTGGAGCGGGCCAACGAGGAGTCCGAGCGGCGCAACGGCGGCCAGCTCGACGAGGCGATGGCCACCTTCGCCGAGCTCATCCTGGGCCGGGGCGGGCAGCCGCAGTCCCCGCCCCCGCCGCCCCGCCCGACCCAGCGCCGCTCGCGCAAGGTCACGGTGAAGTCGTCGAACGGGGCGAGCGCGGGCGACACCGTCACCGACGACCCCGACGACGACTGA
- a CDS encoding adenosine deaminase — translation MPVPLNLETVRDAPKVLLHDHLDGGLRPVTVVELADAVGYGPLPTVDVPALGRWFLDAAHSGSLVRYLETFGHTVGVMQTADALVRVAAECAEDLADDGVVYAEVRFAPELHVDGGLELPAVVEAVLEGFRVGCARAAQRGRRIRVGCLLTAMRHAARSREIAELAIRYRDVGVVGFDIAGAEAGFPPTRHLDAFEYVRQQNGHFTIHAGEAFGLPSIWEALQWCGADRLGHGVRIVDDITVDDNGDASLGRLAAYVRDMRIPLEMCPTSNLHTGAAKSLAEHPIGLLAKLRFRVTVNTDNRLMSDISMSREMAGLAETFGYDWADLQWFTVNAMKSAFIGFDERLALINDVIKPGYAALQA, via the coding sequence GTGCCCGTACCCCTGAACCTCGAGACCGTCCGCGACGCGCCCAAGGTCCTGCTCCACGACCACCTCGACGGCGGCCTGCGCCCGGTCACGGTGGTCGAGCTCGCCGACGCCGTCGGTTACGGCCCGCTACCGACCGTCGACGTTCCGGCGCTGGGCCGCTGGTTCCTCGACGCCGCGCACTCCGGGTCGCTGGTGCGCTACCTGGAGACGTTCGGGCACACCGTCGGCGTGATGCAGACCGCCGACGCGCTCGTCCGGGTCGCCGCCGAGTGCGCCGAGGACCTCGCCGACGACGGCGTCGTCTACGCGGAGGTGCGGTTCGCCCCCGAGCTGCACGTGGACGGGGGGCTGGAGCTGCCCGCCGTCGTCGAGGCGGTGCTGGAGGGCTTCCGCGTCGGCTGCGCGCGGGCGGCGCAGCGGGGTCGCCGGATCCGCGTCGGCTGCCTGCTCACCGCGATGCGCCACGCCGCCCGCAGCCGCGAGATCGCCGAGCTCGCGATCCGCTACCGCGACGTCGGCGTGGTGGGCTTCGACATCGCCGGGGCCGAGGCCGGGTTCCCGCCCACGCGCCACCTCGACGCGTTCGAGTACGTCCGCCAGCAGAACGGGCACTTCACGATCCACGCGGGCGAGGCGTTCGGGCTGCCGTCGATCTGGGAGGCGCTGCAGTGGTGCGGCGCCGACCGCCTCGGGCACGGCGTCCGGATCGTCGACGACATCACCGTCGACGACAACGGCGACGCCTCGCTCGGCCGGCTCGCCGCGTACGTCCGGGACATGCGGATCCCGCTGGAGATGTGCCCGACGTCGAACCTGCACACCGGCGCGGCGAAGTCGCTCGCGGAGCACCCGATCGGCCTGCTGGCGAAGCTGCGGTTCCGGGTCACGGTCAACACCGACAACCGGCTGATGTCCGACATCTCGATGAGCCGGGAGATGGCCGGGCTCGCCGAGACGTTCGGCTACGACTGGGCCGACCTGCAGTGGTTCACCGTCAACGCGATGAAGTCGGCGTTCATCGGGTTCGACGAGCGGCTGGCCCTGATCAACGACGTGATCAAACCCGGCTACGCGGCGCTGCAGGCCTAG
- a CDS encoding primosomal protein yields the protein MASDIVPIQLSLTEGDLVTLWAPRWREDGEEWEAFLGDDDALFAFPEVAQLAAFVRTVREHDLIDHPAWSVVPDLTVAELTPEDTQVYDVIGVPEIAAEDADQWTIGELSEIVEMLRSISDVCGLDVVTEVLDSAPGFDLLRQGTQPFVGREGARLWTEMVGVIAARWDDVIDALDDLVDTPEVDAAALAVAEKEVVPVEDVDAVLPADDSVDTDDDTADDEDAAAGFWDEVGIHPIRITTRDGEFVSLRCFLDDKPVFLGSGGTVEVFGSERALARWIGEDGAEGHDLTVASTWPDVVAKAAVGELEVEVHELDTYVLTGLADDIAEGVVAVDATQLEQATELLRDVAEWAGDDEPAEALAENQPLGWLVSFVVRPNPTRLAPSPPFDRESARFRELVEDLSGRLHQN from the coding sequence GTGGCCAGCGACATCGTCCCGATCCAGCTCTCCCTCACCGAGGGCGACCTCGTCACCCTGTGGGCGCCGAGGTGGCGCGAGGACGGCGAGGAGTGGGAGGCCTTCCTCGGCGACGACGACGCGCTGTTCGCCTTCCCCGAGGTCGCGCAGCTCGCGGCGTTCGTCCGCACGGTCCGCGAGCACGACCTGATCGACCACCCGGCGTGGTCGGTGGTCCCCGACCTCACGGTCGCCGAGCTGACGCCGGAGGACACCCAGGTCTACGACGTCATCGGCGTGCCCGAGATCGCCGCCGAGGACGCCGACCAGTGGACGATCGGCGAGCTGAGCGAGATCGTCGAGATGCTGCGCTCGATCTCCGACGTCTGCGGGCTCGACGTCGTCACCGAGGTGCTCGACTCCGCGCCGGGCTTCGACCTGCTCCGCCAGGGCACCCAGCCGTTCGTCGGGCGCGAGGGCGCCCGGCTGTGGACCGAGATGGTCGGCGTGATCGCCGCGCGCTGGGACGACGTGATCGACGCGCTCGACGACCTCGTCGACACCCCCGAGGTCGACGCCGCGGCGCTCGCGGTCGCGGAGAAGGAGGTCGTGCCGGTCGAGGACGTCGACGCCGTCCTCCCCGCCGACGACTCGGTCGACACCGACGACGACACCGCCGACGACGAGGACGCCGCGGCGGGCTTCTGGGACGAGGTCGGCATCCACCCGATCCGGATCACCACCCGCGACGGCGAGTTCGTCTCGCTGCGCTGCTTCCTCGACGACAAGCCGGTGTTCCTGGGCAGCGGCGGCACCGTCGAGGTGTTCGGCAGCGAGCGCGCGCTGGCCCGCTGGATCGGCGAGGACGGGGCCGAGGGGCACGACCTGACGGTCGCGTCCACCTGGCCCGACGTCGTCGCGAAGGCGGCGGTGGGCGAGCTGGAGGTCGAGGTCCACGAGCTCGACACCTACGTCCTCACCGGGCTGGCCGACGACATCGCCGAGGGTGTCGTCGCGGTCGACGCGACGCAGCTGGAGCAGGCCACCGAGCTGCTGCGCGACGTCGCCGAGTGGGCGGGCGACGACGAGCCCGCCGAGGCGCTGGCGGAGAACCAGCCGCTGGGCTGGCTCGTGTCGTTCGTGGTGCGCCCGAACCCGACCCGCCTGGCCCCGAGCCCGCCGTTCGACCGGGAGTCGGCGCGGTTCCGCGAGCTCGTCGAGGACCTGTCCGGGCGCCTGCACCAGAACTAG
- a CDS encoding aldehyde dehydrogenase family protein, whose protein sequence is MSLSPAVDGRLPVAKTFKLYVGGAFPRSESGRVYPVSDTKGRLLAHAAQASRKDLRDAVSAARGAFGGWSGATAYNRGQVLYRVAEMLQARHDQFVDDVLAAEGGTRRKASGLVDAAIDRWVWYAGWTDKIASVLGSVNPVAGPLVNWSTPEPTGVVGVLAPQSSSLLGLVDVVAPVLATGCTVVVVASQERPLPAVGLGEVLATSDVPGGVVNVLTGSTAELAPWLAAHGDVQALDLVGAPEEVAADCERAAAGTVKRVLPRPAAEPDPARAPGIGRLRAFAEIKTVWHPVGR, encoded by the coding sequence GTGAGCCTCTCCCCCGCCGTCGACGGCCGCCTCCCCGTGGCCAAGACGTTCAAGCTGTACGTGGGCGGTGCCTTCCCCCGGTCGGAGTCCGGCCGCGTCTACCCGGTCTCCGACACGAAGGGCCGGCTGCTGGCCCACGCCGCGCAGGCGAGCCGCAAGGACCTCCGCGACGCCGTCTCCGCCGCCCGCGGCGCGTTCGGCGGCTGGTCCGGGGCGACGGCCTACAACCGCGGCCAGGTCCTCTACCGCGTCGCCGAGATGCTGCAGGCCCGCCACGACCAGTTCGTCGACGACGTGCTGGCCGCCGAGGGCGGGACGCGCCGGAAGGCGTCGGGCCTCGTCGACGCCGCGATCGACCGCTGGGTCTGGTACGCGGGCTGGACCGACAAGATCGCCTCCGTGCTGGGCTCGGTCAACCCGGTCGCGGGGCCGCTGGTCAACTGGTCCACCCCCGAGCCGACGGGCGTGGTCGGCGTGCTGGCGCCGCAGTCGTCGTCGCTGCTGGGCCTCGTCGACGTCGTCGCCCCGGTGCTGGCCACCGGCTGCACCGTCGTGGTGGTGGCGTCGCAGGAGCGGCCGCTGCCCGCGGTCGGCCTCGGCGAGGTGCTCGCCACCTCCGACGTCCCGGGCGGCGTCGTCAACGTCCTCACCGGTTCCACCGCGGAGCTGGCCCCCTGGCTCGCCGCGCACGGCGACGTGCAGGCGCTCGACCTCGTCGGCGCGCCGGAGGAGGTCGCGGCCGACTGCGAGCGGGCCGCGGCGGGCACCGTGAAGCGGGTGCTGCCCCGCCCGGCCGCCGAACCGGATCCGGCTCGCGCACCGGGCATCGGCCGGCTGCGCGCGTTCGCCGAGATCAAGACCGTCTGGCACCCGGTCGGTCGCTGA